In the Limanda limanda chromosome 10, fLimLim1.1, whole genome shotgun sequence genome, one interval contains:
- the tsc22d3 gene encoding TSC22 domain family protein 3 isoform X2, which produces MSTEMFAKSPMEVAVYQLHNFSISFFSSLVGGDVVSVKLDNSASGASVVAIDNKIEQAMDLVKNHLMYAVREEVEILKEQIKELAEKNNQLERENCLLKNLASPEQMEKFQSRIPADVLLPLDNQSAQVTAEHPHQQPHTCSYIAGSAV; this is translated from the exons ATGAGCACGGAGATGTTCGCGAAGAGCCCGATGGAGGTGGCCGTGTACCAGCTGCACAacttctccatctccttcttctcctcgctGGTCGGAGGAGACGTCGTGTCGGTCAAACTAGACAACAG TGCCTCTGGCGCTAGCGTTGTGGCCATTGACAACAAGATCGAACAGGCAATG GATCTGGTCAAGAACCACCTGATGTACGCGGTGCGCGAGGAAGTGGAGATCCTCAAGGAGCAGATCAAGGAGCTGGCGGAGAAGAACAACCAGCTGGAGAGGGAGAACTGCCTGCTGAAGAACCTGGCCAGTCCGGAGCAGATGGAGAAGTTCCAGTCCCGCATTCCGGCCGATGTGCTGCTACCGCTGGACAACCAGAGCGCCCAGGTGACTGCGGAGCACCCCCACCAGCAGCCGCACACCTGCAGCTACATCGCTGGCTCTGCTGTATAA